A stretch of Methylotuvimicrobium alcaliphilum 20Z DNA encodes these proteins:
- a CDS encoding TrbI/VirB10 family protein — MTEDIDNMDPEASPSAGVRRVNNLPMYLLGGVLTAFLIMMGIVAADRAAQQTDAEDRHLKTGNTSMFAKEIAGDHMDGLITPLIPPAEETMLKPEPVLIARPETLDRPPAPPMQPQHDDEAERIRQAKLQMFQEAVKAKTGVQVIAPKSSGLSSSHANLGAKTPKTREAMLARLSAVRQEIDSIQHEDPSTAYQKRLNHLRSMHSLNSGAGMPANVSASPQTGTSTEGTGNDYAQFADNAGDRWQLESTTQAPRSQYELRAGFVVPATLISGINSDLPGQIMAQVAQNVYDTPVGKYLLIPQGSRLVGTYSSDVAYGQARVLVAWQRIVFPDGKALDIGAMPGADSAGYAGFHDLENHHYVRLFSSALLMSAVTAATTYSQRQNQSSATFGRPDASSALSEALGQQLGQVTAQLIAKNMNIAPTLEIRPGYRFNVIVTKDMTFSKPYQSFDY; from the coding sequence ATGACGGAAGATATCGACAACATGGACCCGGAGGCATCGCCAAGCGCTGGCGTGCGCCGCGTCAACAACTTACCCATGTACCTTCTCGGCGGGGTATTGACGGCGTTTTTGATCATGATGGGGATTGTCGCGGCGGATCGCGCAGCCCAGCAGACTGATGCGGAAGATCGTCATTTAAAAACCGGCAACACGTCGATGTTCGCTAAGGAAATTGCCGGCGATCACATGGACGGATTAATCACGCCTTTGATACCGCCCGCTGAAGAAACCATGCTGAAACCCGAACCGGTACTCATTGCGCGTCCGGAAACATTGGACAGGCCACCGGCTCCCCCTATGCAGCCGCAGCATGATGATGAAGCGGAGCGTATCCGTCAGGCAAAGCTGCAAATGTTTCAAGAAGCGGTGAAAGCAAAAACCGGCGTGCAAGTCATTGCGCCAAAAAGCTCCGGCTTGTCATCCAGTCATGCCAATTTGGGCGCGAAAACGCCCAAAACGCGCGAAGCCATGCTGGCTAGGTTATCCGCCGTGCGCCAAGAAATAGACTCTATACAGCATGAGGACCCATCAACGGCGTATCAAAAGCGATTAAATCATCTTCGCAGTATGCATAGCCTGAATAGTGGTGCAGGGATGCCGGCGAATGTATCCGCTTCACCACAAACCGGAACATCAACCGAAGGAACCGGTAATGATTACGCGCAATTTGCGGATAATGCCGGTGATCGTTGGCAACTCGAATCGACTACGCAAGCCCCCCGTTCACAGTATGAACTGCGAGCCGGGTTTGTGGTGCCGGCAACGCTAATCTCCGGAATCAACTCCGATCTACCGGGACAGATCATGGCGCAAGTGGCGCAGAACGTGTACGACACACCCGTCGGCAAATACCTCTTGATTCCGCAAGGATCGCGTCTGGTCGGCACGTATTCGAGCGATGTGGCCTATGGTCAAGCCCGTGTCCTTGTCGCTTGGCAACGCATTGTATTCCCCGATGGGAAAGCGCTGGATATCGGGGCGATGCCGGGAGCGGACAGCGCGGGGTACGCTGGATTTCACGATCTGGAAAATCATCATTACGTCCGTCTATTTAGCTCGGCGCTGCTAATGTCGGCCGTAACGGCGGCGACAACCTACAGCCAGCGACAAAATCAGAGTAGTGCGACATTTGGCCGGCCGGATGCCAGTAGCGCGTTGAGTGAGGCGTTAGGCCAGCAACTTGGCCAAGTCACCGCACAATTGATTGCCAAAAACATGAACATAGCGCCAACCCTGGAGATTCGCCCTGGCTATCGATTCAATGTGATTGTCACGAAAGACATGACGTTTTCAAAACCTTATCAATCGTTTGATTATTAA
- the trbK gene encoding entry exclusion lipoprotein TrbK, producing MYNLTIICFGVVLLLVGCSEQPVANAANCTPEMKEKILSDLMFEASRNTFIDDCRSFDKAKQLRSGTFKKSAPGDY from the coding sequence ATGTATAACCTTACAATTATCTGTTTTGGGGTAGTTCTTCTCCTGGTTGGTTGTAGTGAACAACCGGTGGCGAACGCGGCAAATTGTACGCCAGAGATGAAGGAAAAAATACTATCAGACCTTATGTTCGAGGCAAGTCGCAATACGTTTATTGACGACTGTCGATCATTCGACAAGGCGAAACAACTCCGATCAGGTACGTTCAAGAAAAGTGCGCCTGGCGATTATTGA
- the trbG gene encoding P-type conjugative transfer protein TrbG, translated as MKKHMITLLAAAMAVSEPILAVPGDDLADKYFSKNNPRLTAQEKAALAIAKRWEAGKSNGIKPVSGANGAIHFIYGAQQPSIVCAVLQVCDVALQAGELVNSIHLGDTARWTVEPAITGSGPAETQHLIIKPMDVGLETSLVVTTNRRTYHFKLRSHRTEYMPQVAFTYPEDALAKWDAIQTRETQAREQKTLPQTGEYLGDLNFNYELDGDAAWRPIRVFNDGSKTILQMPKAMAQTEAPTLLVLRKEGGLFSDDETVIVNYRVQGDRYIVDTVFDQAILISGVGRSQDRVTIRREQ; from the coding sequence ATGAAAAAACATATGATCACCCTTCTGGCCGCCGCTATGGCTGTGTCGGAACCCATTCTGGCCGTTCCCGGCGACGATCTGGCCGACAAATATTTTTCGAAAAACAACCCAAGGCTAACCGCACAAGAAAAGGCGGCTCTCGCGATTGCCAAACGCTGGGAAGCCGGAAAATCCAACGGCATAAAGCCAGTATCCGGTGCCAATGGGGCCATCCATTTCATATACGGCGCACAACAGCCCAGCATCGTTTGCGCGGTTCTTCAGGTCTGTGACGTGGCCCTACAAGCCGGAGAACTGGTCAATTCGATCCATCTGGGCGACACGGCCCGCTGGACTGTGGAACCGGCCATCACCGGTAGCGGACCGGCCGAAACGCAACATCTCATCATCAAACCGATGGACGTGGGATTGGAGACCAGTCTGGTCGTGACGACAAACCGCCGCACTTATCATTTCAAGTTGCGCTCGCACCGCACAGAGTACATGCCGCAGGTTGCGTTCACCTACCCGGAAGACGCTCTCGCCAAATGGGATGCGATTCAAACTCGGGAAACACAAGCGCGCGAACAAAAAACCCTTCCGCAAACAGGCGAGTACCTGGGCGATCTGAATTTCAACTATGAACTGGACGGTGATGCCGCATGGCGTCCGATTCGCGTCTTTAACGATGGCAGTAAAACCATCTTACAAATGCCGAAGGCGATGGCGCAGACCGAAGCGCCGACGCTGTTGGTCTTGCGCAAAGAAGGCGGCCTGTTCTCGGATGATGAGACCGTCATAGTGAATTACCGTGTTCAAGGCGACCGCTACATCGTGGACACGGTATTTGACCAGGCCATCTTGATTTCCGGCGTTGGCAGAAGCCAAGACCGAGTAACCATTAGACGGGAGCAATAA
- a CDS encoding conjugal transfer protein TrbF, with protein sequence MSLILSKKKPVDSRPINKPKNEDANPYLTARRTWNEHVGSVVSSRQTWQVVGILSLLIALAGVGGIIHIGSQSKFIPYIIEVDKHGQTIAVGPTTAGSTADPRVIHASIADFIANARMVTPDVALQRKAVFRVYAMLSPNDPATQKMNEWLNGTPDSSPFKRAVKEMVSTEIKSVLPQSPDTWQVEWVETLRDRQGVLKSQPVNMRALVNVYIASPTSQTTDEQLRNNPLGIYVRDYSWSIITSSK encoded by the coding sequence ATGAGCCTGATTCTATCCAAGAAAAAACCAGTTGACTCTCGGCCTATCAATAAACCCAAAAACGAGGACGCTAACCCGTACCTGACTGCCCGGCGCACATGGAATGAGCATGTCGGTTCGGTCGTGTCGTCACGGCAGACCTGGCAAGTTGTCGGTATTCTCTCGTTGTTGATTGCGCTGGCCGGTGTGGGTGGAATCATCCATATAGGAAGTCAATCTAAGTTCATCCCTTATATTATCGAGGTTGACAAGCATGGCCAGACCATTGCCGTCGGACCGACGACAGCGGGTTCTACCGCCGATCCCCGCGTTATTCATGCGTCTATAGCCGATTTCATCGCTAATGCCCGTATGGTCACGCCGGATGTCGCATTACAGCGGAAAGCGGTATTTCGCGTCTACGCAATGTTATCGCCTAATGATCCCGCAACCCAAAAAATGAACGAATGGCTGAACGGAACGCCCGATTCCAGCCCGTTCAAACGTGCAGTGAAGGAAATGGTCAGCACCGAAATCAAGTCCGTGCTGCCGCAATCGCCGGATACCTGGCAGGTCGAATGGGTAGAAACCCTTCGCGATCGGCAAGGCGTTCTAAAAAGTCAGCCGGTCAACATGCGGGCATTAGTTAATGTCTATATCGCCTCGCCTACATCCCAAACAACAGACGAGCAATTACGCAACAATCCGCTCGGTATCTATGTGCGTGATTATTCCTGGTCGATCATCACTTCCTCGAAATAA
- the trbJ gene encoding P-type conjugative transfer protein TrbJ: MKRKILAAKKILLVGVEITLVVSITQQAHAQTAVIDMTNLTQNVQTAIQSAMSAGEEVAQTLKQIEQYATQLQQYEDQIRNTLAPAAYIWDQAQSTIDGLITATDTLNYYKNQVGSLDSYLSKFQDVSYYRNSPCFSNEGCSDAEFAAMSENRRLASESQKKANDALFRGLDKQQDALKSDSRRLEQLQAAAQSAGGRMEAIGYANQLASQQANQLLQIRGLLIAQQNAIATRMQAEADGEAISSARAEQLRSGRFKKSAPGDY; this comes from the coding sequence ATGAAACGGAAAATTTTAGCGGCTAAAAAAATCCTTTTGGTCGGAGTCGAAATCACTTTGGTGGTTTCGATTACGCAGCAGGCGCACGCACAAACGGCTGTAATCGACATGACCAATTTGACGCAAAATGTTCAAACTGCGATTCAATCAGCCATGTCGGCGGGAGAGGAAGTCGCACAAACGCTGAAACAAATAGAGCAATATGCGACTCAATTGCAGCAATACGAGGATCAAATACGGAACACGTTAGCGCCTGCGGCTTATATTTGGGATCAGGCGCAATCCACGATCGATGGCCTAATAACCGCCACCGACACACTCAACTATTATAAGAATCAAGTCGGCAGTCTCGATAGCTACCTGAGTAAATTCCAAGACGTTTCTTATTACCGTAACTCGCCGTGTTTCTCGAATGAGGGATGCAGTGACGCCGAGTTCGCGGCAATGAGCGAAAACCGGCGCTTGGCATCCGAATCACAAAAAAAGGCAAACGATGCGCTTTTTCGTGGACTGGATAAACAACAAGATGCGCTCAAGTCGGACTCAAGACGATTAGAGCAACTGCAAGCAGCGGCTCAAAGCGCCGGGGGACGAATGGAAGCTATTGGCTATGCCAACCAGCTTGCGAGCCAACAGGCGAACCAGCTATTACAGATACGCGGCCTGTTGATCGCACAGCAGAACGCAATTGCAACCAGGATGCAGGCGGAGGCTGATGGAGAGGCAATATCTAGTGCTCGTGCTGAACAACTCCGATCAGGTAGGTTCAAGAAAAGTGCACCTGGTGATTATTAA
- a CDS encoding TrbH protein of DNA transfer system, protein MRRISLAALAALSLAGCVTSPYGNHLRNVSVDQQKLADDAAKQLATLWPPAKTQFELKQTTPDVFGNALVKNLRESGYALMEFSPNATEDNTLLPLRYVLSQIKGENVSLYHLTLWVGTESITRPYIEQNGMVMPGGYWTHKE, encoded by the coding sequence ATGCGCAGAATATCTCTAGCGGCTTTGGCCGCTTTATCTCTCGCAGGATGCGTGACATCGCCATACGGCAACCATCTACGCAATGTTTCAGTAGATCAACAAAAGCTGGCTGACGATGCCGCCAAGCAGCTCGCCACGCTATGGCCGCCAGCAAAAACACAATTTGAGCTAAAACAAACGACGCCGGATGTTTTCGGGAATGCGTTGGTAAAAAACTTGCGCGAAAGCGGTTATGCACTCATGGAGTTCAGCCCAAACGCGACAGAAGACAATACCTTACTGCCATTGCGCTATGTGCTCAGCCAAATCAAAGGCGAAAACGTCAGCTTATACCATTTGACCCTATGGGTCGGTACTGAATCCATTACTCGTCCGTACATCGAGCAAAACGGCATGGTGATGCCGGGCGGCTATTGGACGCATAAGGAGTAA